DNA from Macrobrachium nipponense isolate FS-2020 chromosome 29, ASM1510439v2, whole genome shotgun sequence:
AATTAAGCAATAGTGTGCACTCTAATGGATGTTAATGTAGTTTATATAAACTCCagtataccaaaaaaaaaaaaaaaaatgcactatcTAGTTACATTAATCATTTCCATGCCACACACTATTCATATGTCTATATTCTAAAAGACTTTGTAATACTTCATAAAGCACAAGAGAGAAACCTAAATCAAAAGAACCAGGTACGGGACTCAGGCAGACTCAGTTTGCAAGTTTATTGCCACCTACACCTGACCCTTATGCTTTCAATTCTTTCCCTTCATGCTCATCAATTAGTCAACTGGCAGACAACCTTTGTACATATCCAATGGGTACATACAACGCTCAGCTGATAAACATAGCCGTACCAAGGTACTTTGGCCTATTTTTGCACTTTTGCTACTAAGAGATATTAGATGTACATATTACCAACAAACACGCGATCAAGTGCACAGCGTGGATGGTCAGAGGGTTTGTACATATCATAAGTGGTgtaaaaaggagtaaaaaatacATTCATAATTTAAATAACATCAGTCAGTCGGAAATGGGCTACTTCAGTCAAGTCAACTTTATAACCTACAAAATACATTATCAATCTGTTCTATATCTCTGCCAAGGATAAATGAAATTTTACTTTCTATTTTGTTGGAGACCTAAGTACAACATAACTAGATTAAGTTATGAAGAAAGTATTCATAGTTTCACTGAATTAACTTGGGCCAATAAAGCCATTCAGCATTCAAGACAGGAAAAAGATAGAGTGGTTTGATATCAAGATGGAATAAAGTTAAAGTGGTATCATatgctaaaaagtgggtgcagctaggggtcaAAAGATGCTACATACATCCTTATCTATGATTTATGAACCACTCATGTGCACAGACAACACCAATGGCCCAATGCGACAACACATACAGAAGACCAGTACTTTCTCCAGCTGCTTCTAAATCTTTGATGGCCAAAGGTATATCATCACTGGATGTATTGGCTCAGGACAAGGCAAATGCACTTAAAAGAACATTTGAGGCTGATCAGTAATCAACAATATTTGCAAAACATACAAGGTATCTTTCTGCCAAAACACCAAGTTCATGCCATGCACTTTATTAAAGTCTCATCAATTACTTTGAAGAGTCCAGAGCTACACTGCACAACAGCAAGAgcattaaaatcattattttatgaCTACAAAGCTGCTTACAAGTTAGAAAAACTGTTCCTATGCCAAGAACCTTAACAAGAAAAGAAGCCCCGTATGAATAAAGATTTTGTATCAACAGCGCAAACTAACAGAAAAACTAAGAAACCATAAGTGTGTACATCTACTAAAGACATTATCTGATCTTTATGGAAAAACTAATCACACTACAATATGATTTCTACATCATCCAGGCAGCTGTTGCAACTTCTTTACTGTCACTCAATTTTTGCTTCATTCCACAAATGCTATGAAGGTATGAATGCTCCACCTCTTCCAAAAGCAACCATGCCACTATTGGCTCTTCTTTTATAAGACtagtttttgtatttgaaaaaggaataaagaatagCCAAAGTAAGACTTCCAGCATTTTACTCAGAACTTCTGGAACATCTTCTTAGTTCCTGGGGCCTTAGTTACTTTCAAGACATTAAAACGAACAGTCTTGGCCAATGATCTGCATTCTCCTACTGTAACAATATCACCTGGTCTCACATCcctgaaagaaagaaacaaaaactatGAAACATCACAGTACATCAATTTTGCATGAGATAATCCAaggttaaaaatattcaatgacaTAAAAAGACAGTCTCTTGATTagatcacaaaaaaataataacctgcacttacaaaataataaagcaaacAATCTTAAAAAGTTTTAAGGGGCTGTTAACAATTATTTGATTTACATGTTTAAATTGATGTCTTAACTCCCACACAAGACACTTGCTTTATGTATCCAACTTGACTTGAAGAAAAAACATATCTAATATGCAAAAGCAGCGGAATGAACTCCCAAGagacaaaaccataaaaaatctGTTCTAACCATACAAACGCCCTGTGGAGGGGTACTTAACCTAAAAAAAGcagacaacatatatatatcatatcatataccaAACAAAGCAAATTCAGGGGTTCAAATTCTGTCAGAAATCATCTTTCATACAAACAATGGTCACATGACATTCAATTAATGAAATGTCACAATTCTGTAGCAACTGGGACttgaaataattttccaatttcttttttaagggagATGAAATAATCATGCCAATCAAAACTACAGCTTTTAAACTTTCCAATTTTTTAAAGGAAGATGAAATAACCAGACCAATCTAAAATGACAAATTCCAATAAATTTATCCACAAGTACAGAAATAAACAATTGCTCAAGTTGGTACAAAATATGGGAGCAACACTCCAAGCCAGCTATGTTACAAATTGTTGACATTCATTGTATAGAGTATTTTCAAAGAACATAAAAGAAATCAAAGTACTGACATGTAACCCTATACTGTACCTTCAAGTTAATTACA
Protein-coding regions in this window:
- the LOC135206219 gene encoding small ribosomal subunit protein uS17-like, with the translated sequence MKMHRTITIRRDYLHYVKKYNRFEKRHRNMSVHLSPCFRDVRPGDIVTVGECRSLAKTVRFNVLKVTKAPGTKKMFQKF